Part of the Henckelia pumila isolate YLH828 chromosome 2, ASM3356847v2, whole genome shotgun sequence genome is shown below.
atgaataataaaataaataacttaaatctattaaaatttattaaacaaACCGTGAATGGACTTATGAATTTTTTGGGTATTACATTATGTCATACcaatttttatttctaaaataGCCTTACCCCATAACTaccataattagtgattaataaaataaatataaataaattaataataaaaaaaacaatatactatatataaattACTGAAAGGGAGTTGATATTTATACTCCATCTTTTGTTATTTGCACTCCACTTGTGAGCAAATTGGACATATATTTTACACATGAAGTAGAGTGTAGATAATACAAAATGGAGTGTAAATACCAACTCTCTTACTAAAATCttattatatttcatataaaaGTTTGTGATGGGAATTATGGAGTTTTAATATTGGCATAATTGAGCAAAAATTTCAGGTCAACTGATTGCCGCCAGACACAGGCATTAAATAAACTGGTCAAAATTGACGAGCTAAACTGAATCGATCAACTGATTTGACTACTGACCATAGCCTATCAAAGGCATGAAGGCAAACTGCTCATAGTTATTGTAGAATCAGTCCCACTCAGCTATCAAAGCAGTTGAGCAAAGCTCAACTGAATTTTTAAAGATAACTGGATTCAGTTTACGGAGCTAAAATGAATCGGTTGCCCTGAGCTCAACTAATGATTTACTCGACTGATCAAGAAACTGAGAAAGAAAGACTAAATCAACTGAACTCTTGTGGATAGAATTTTTTCGTACAAGACAAAACGCCGAAAGCAGAGACACAACAGTGTATCACGTTTTCAGAAAATGTCTGCGAAAAAGACAAGTTAACGACATTGATTTGAATTGAAATGAGTCATTGCACGCCCAGTATAAACATATATCTTCGGAGCACTTGAATTCATCCGACTCCTCAAGAATTCTCGCATACACATTCAAGCCATTAGAGGTAAATTGAATTCCTTCATTTCACCCACTCACTCGAGAGAATGAGCAGAGCTTACTAAAGATCACATTCAAAGAGTCGAAGAATACAAGCACACATCTGTATATTGAAGATCAATTAAGTgctaagtgttgagttgtaacaACAAGTGTCGTATCAAGTAATATCAGTTGAGGTGTTGCAAACCTCGTTGTAACAAGAAGCAGTCGTGAACTGTGGTCTTATAGTGTTTCTAGGAGTTCTGGGATAGGCTATgtgtgtaagtcctagtcttggactTTGGAGTGGGTTGTTTGCATAATGTTGTATTAGTCAAATCCTACTAGAGTGAATcattccgaggtggaagaagggatgACGTAGGAGTCTttaaaatctccgaacatctatAAACACACCTCTgtgtttatttcttttaatcTATCACTCTCTCTCACACCCCATCAAATTACAAGTTCAATCTATTAGTTGACATCTTTCCGCACTTACTTAGTTGGTCAATTAACATCGACATACGAGAAAGATAGAGATCAGTTGATCAACCTCAATTGAACTCGATTTGGAAGATTTGGGGTCAACTGATTCAGTGGAAATTAGATTACTTAACTGACCACCCCAAAATCGATCCTGTCAGTTTGTTATGCACAAATAGAAAACTATATTttagataaaattaattttaacttATGTGCATGCATCGTGTGTATATGTTTACCAGTATAATGCTTATATATCTATTCTATATATTCTTCTATTATATCTATCTATCTACCACACCAAATTGTTACGTTGTTGTGGGTGacctttttgttttgtttttaaaattacaattatttattttttttattttttataattatttaataaaaaacagATTGTAAATATGCAACGTGTATGCAAAAATTAACTATACAAGCATATAAACGGTATTAGTAAAATATAATAGCCGCCTTAACATATGTGTTATGCATAcacataatattattttttacattATACCATTTcgaattcaaaatttaataaattttatattttttttgttagaaAAATACTTCTTCTTTATATTTTTACATGATACACTTATCACACGTGTTATGATCCATTACTATATGAATAGAATATGGAAGTTATACATAAGAAAGTATATCTATTCAAATGATGAGCGACTGTTGTAATgttcgaaaaaaataaaatatcggAATATAAAATTGTTTCTTAACGTTATATGTAATatatactaaaataaaatttatgcaGTAACAGAaatttatttatagataataatataatacaatATTAAACACATGAAATGTTAAATTATAACATCCAGTAAAAGGATATTCATTTGATATTATCTTTATATTGATTTAAGTCAGAGGATACAAGTTTCCAAATAACCTTTTATTTTATCGAATAATTGAATGTAACGCCATCAAAATTGTTGGTATAGACAACTCCAAGTTTATAAAACGCTCGATTTTATAAtattcaatatttgaatataatataattatctaaaatcaaaatcataatgtaattatttatttattgaatttcaACTGGGCCGATGCTGATATATTTTGTCCAATCTCCTCAACTGTGAGAAAGCCCAGCCCGTAGTTGGTCCAGTGCCTCTAGCCCAAAGATAGACCCGGGTCGGGTTCAACTTTAATCCTCCACAAGATACGTTCCACATTTCCATACGCGGGGTGTTATTCAAGGAACCCAGCTCGCATCGTTGATTCTTCCAAATGAAAATCTTCTCCCAAATTATAGTTTTTCGATCCCTCGCTAGGGTTTAACGAgcaaaaattcataataattTTATCAAGCATTTGAAATCCCGCCGTCTATTGCTTCTCGGTCGGAGGCGCCACCTTCAGTGAGTTCCCAATGGCCCCTCAACTCTATGCTATGATTTTTTTTCcatattttgtttatcttgagATACGTGGTTGGAATTTGCTTTTGCTGGTTTAATTTGATTGTGAGTAGTCCGATCCCTTCACAAATCATAGGTTCTCATGTTTGAATGCCTTTTTCTGACGGTTttccttaagtatttgtttgtCCCTCAAAACTTGTGTTAAATTGATCTATTGTATTTGCAAAATTGTTATCTTGGTTTTTTTGGTTTCACTATGTTTACCATTTTCTTTATCGTATAATAAACGGGCTCACGCTTCCTCAAGAGTTGCTATTGCGATTTgatctgaatattcaaatccTTTTGTTTTCTGACGCTGGACATTATTTTCCATGTTTATTGTCTTTGGCTCTATTTGCCTGGCGCTTGGTTTCatacaaaaaaatatgtatCTTACATAATTCTGAATTTGTTTCAATTCACATACATGATAAGGTTTTGTTGACTTTTTGACCGCCTAAACCCGCCCGCCCCATCTCACCTCCGGCCGCCTACATAACCGCCTAGCGCAAAGGCGGTGCAGTTGATGGCCTGTGGCCTCCTCGACTGCCATTTAGAACAATGTGCACTTAGAATTTAGTTTGCTTATGTTACAATTACTTTGATAGATAGCATATTGCCAGCTTTTCCAGACCTTGATAGATAGCATATTCATGTATTATGTTACTCATAAGCAATGCATAGGTCTTATATATTATGTTTCATAGCTAGTCTTATGTCATGGTGTATCAAATGCACCAAATCTCAAAGATTGTAATATATCCAATGGGTTTAATagatttgaatttattgatttttattttgatttttttgtagCTGGTGCTTGTACGGAAGAACTGTGCTAAAATACTCGTAGTTATTGATAATTTGTGTCCTTTTTCATTCAGTAGGGTATTTGTAGGTGGGAAGACAGTTCACAGTGTTTATCCTTAGCAAGAGAAGTGTGGAAGGTCGGATATATATCCTTCTTTCTAAGATTTGGTGAATTGCAATGGCTTGGTTTAGAGCTGGGTCTCAGGTGGCAAAGTTTGCTGTGAGGCGAACTATATCACAACAAAGTGGTTCATACTTATCAAGAACACGGGTCTCTCCTGTGCAGAACCATTACTTTCATTCTACAGTTTTTAAGTCAAAGGCCCAATCAGCTCCTGTCCCTCGTCCTGTTCCACTCTCCAGATTGACTGATAGCTTTCTGGACGGTACCAGCAGTGTTTATCTTGAAGAGCTCCAGAGGGCATGGGAGCAAGATCCCAATAGCGTTGATGAATCATGGGACAACTTCTTCAGGAACTTTGTCGGTCAGGCGAGTACATCACCTGGAATTTCTGGCCAAACGATACAAGAGAGTATGCGGCTTTTGTTGCTCGTGAGAGCTTACCAAGTTTATGGTCACATGAAAGCTACGTTGGATCCGCTGGGCTTGGAAGAGAGGTCCATTCCTGATGATCTAGACCCAGCCCTTTATGGTTTCTCAGAAGCTGATCTTGATAGAGAATTCTTCATTGGTGTTTGGAGAATGCATGGGTTCTTGTCTGAGAATCGTCCAGTGCAAACTTTAAGGGCTATATTGACTAGATTAGAACAGGCTTATTGTGGAAAAATTGGCTATGAATACATGCATATTACTGATCGTGAAAAGTGCAACTGGTTGAGAGACAAAATTGAGACTCCAATACCAATGGAGTATAGTCGCCAGAGGCGAGAGGTGATCCTTGACCGGCTTATTTGGAGTACTCAATTTGAGAATTTCTTAGCAGCTAAATGGACAGCGGCCAAGAGGTTCGGGCTTGAAGGTTGTGAGACATTGATTCCCGGTATGAAGGAGATGTTTGATAGGGCAGCTGATCTAGGGGTAGAGAGCATAGTTATTGGAATGTCACACAGAGGAAGACTGAACGTTCTGGGTAATGTCGTCAGGAAACCACTGCGACAAATATTCAGTGAGTTTAGTGGTGGTACAAAACCTGTGGATGAGGTTGGTCTTTACACTGGAACAGGGGATGTTAAATATCATTTGGGAACTTCCTATGATAGGCCAACTCGGGGTGGCAAGAGAATCCACTTGTCTTTGGTTGCTAATCCGAGTCACTTAGAGGCAGTGGACCCTGTTGTGGTAGGGAAAACTAGAGCCAAACAATATTACTCTAATGACATTGACAGAACAAAAAACATGGGTGTCTTAATCCATGGTGATGGTAGTTTTGCTGGACAAGGTGTTGTCTATGAAACATTGCATCTTAGTGCTCTTCCAAATTACACCACTGGCGGGACTATTCACATTGTAGTGAACAATCAAGTAGCATTCACGACTGACCCTAAAGCAGGAAGATCTTCACAGTATTGTACAGATGTTGCCAAAGCTTTGAGTGCACCGATTTTCCACGTCAATGGTGATGACGTAGAGGCAGTTGTTCATGCCTGCGAACTTGCTGCGGAGTGGCGGCAGATGTTCCACACTGATGTTGTGGTTGACATTGTGTGCTATCGTCGATTTGGGCACAATGAAATTGATGAGCCATCCTTCACTCAACCTAAAATGTACAAGGTCAGTCCTGTATATGACCTTTTATGGTTTAAACTTTTATTGATTTACCAGTATCTTTACCTTTACCTTTTTATTTCTTGgattctttttaaaagctcattCTTATCAATGCCTGATATTCGGTCGTGTattgatttattgaaaaattgtcCCACATCGGAAGGATATAATTCCTGGGagcccttaatatagacaagggcaaccctcacctcttgagctagcttttgaggtgagtagTTAGGTCCAATTCTCAATttctaacatggtatcagagcccagACCCTTCGTGTGTGTTGGGCCGCTTATAATTGGGCTGCCTATAGTTAGGCCACCCGTTAATATCTCCACGCTCCAGATGTTCATTCCTGGGCGTGTGGGGGGTGTATTGAAAAATTGTCCCACATCGGAAGGATATAATTCCTGGGagcccttaatatagacaagggcaaccctcacctcttgagctagcttttgaggtgagttaggtccaagtttaATTTCTAACATGATTATTGAATCTTTTTAATTTCTTACTTCAATTCCTTTTCTAGGTTATTCGGAATCATCCTTCGGCACTTGATATTTACCAAAAAAAACTGCTAGAATCTGACCATGTGACAAAAGAAGACATTGATAAGATAAGCAGCAAAGTCTTAACAATTCTCAATGAAGAATTTCTTGCCAGCAAAGACTATGTCCCTCAAAGAAGGGACTGGCTTTCAGCATACTGGACCGGTTTCAAGTCTCCTGAACAGCTTTCACGTATTCGTAACACAGGGTAATGCTACATTCGTTATTCATATTATGCAGTTCTTTTATTGCTCAAGGTTCGTTGTGTGATTAAAATATTCCTATTTTTCAGAGTCAAACCTGAGATTTTGAAAAATGTTGGCAAGGCAATCTCTACTCTGCCTGAAAATTTTAAACCACATAGAGCTGTGAAGAGAATTTTTGAAGACCGTGCCAAAATGATTGAGACAGGGGAGGGTATTGACTGGGCGGTGGGAGAAGCACTCGCCTTCGCGACATTGCTTGTAGAAGGAAATCATGTTAGATTGAGTGGACAGGATGTTGAGCGAGGTACTTTCAGCCACAGACACTCCGTTCTACATGATCAGGAAACCGGGGAACAATACTGCCCTTTAGACCATGTCATGATAAACCAAAATGAAGAGATGTTTACTGTAAGCAACAGGTATGCTCTGGTACTATGTCTGCTCTATATATCAAGTTATGTGTGGATTATTTTCTGGCgggtatttatttatttattgtaagTGATTAATATTTAACTCGAAACATTCTAAATGGTATAGTCGATTTCCCTTTACCACCATCAACAATGCTTTGAAAATTCTCTTGTTTATACCTTTTGTGTGTTGTGGTTGCCTGTGTCAGAAAATCCTTCCGCTATTAATTTTTcttggatttatttatttgaatttgaattcatATGCCTTCAGCTGGTTAAACTTGTATTTGAAACTAACTGGTTTCAAACAGAGATTAAAGTAGTGTTTGCTGAGCTTTCAATTCAATTCGGAAGATTTGCATAGCATATTGAAATAGTGTTTGGATATATGTGTTTCTATTATGTGTAAAAAGAGATTTATTgtaatttatttggaaaaaagtAAGAGCGTAATGATTTGGAGAAAAAATAATGATTGTTTGATTATTGTGATTTGAATTGTTGATTTGAAACGGGAAACAACGAGTGGGTAAATTTTTTGAGAAAGAACTTTGCTGGCGGTGGTTTGATTTATTCGTCTAGAAATGGTTGGGCTCTTGACTTGAGTCAAACCAAAAAAATCCTTAAAAATTTTTATGTCTCATGGATTCAAGTCAGATGATTTTATGGAACCAGGCTGATGGTTTGACTAATCAATGTGACATCAAGATAGCTAGGAAAGATTCTAGATGAGATAGCTGCCTTGTCAAAATGAAACAAGTATCCGTCATAAATCTTATCAAGCCTTCTCATGCCGCAAGTCTTAAGCAAAAGTAATTGACGATTATTAAGCAGACAACTTAGTTTAAACATCAGGTTTAGTTTCCATGCCATCATTTTCTGCAGCTTTGATTTCAAATCTAAAGCATCAAAGAATGGACAAAAATATAGCTCTTTTTTGTGAGGCAGAACAGACTAAAATCAGAAATAAGAAGTAATAAGTGAATACAATGAGTAGAACATTCTCACACTCTGTTCTAGTCTCCCTCATCAGCATAATTCTGCTAACTTTTATTGTGATTATAATGGAACCTGTAAACCCCTGATCATCCTCTTCTAAGGTTGATATTGGCCTCTTCTGTTTCCTTATCCATTAATGATGTGCTGTAGCGACAGATAAAGTTAGTGTCCCCAAACATTGGTAAAAAGAGCAAATTTTAGCATGCCATATTTACTCCCACAGTTACGTGAAAGAATTTTGTTTTATGAAATTTATTGTATTTCAAATAACATTTGATCAAATGGAGCTTCGAGAAAACATGTTTTTATTTGTCGATACAATTTCAAGAAGTTCTGGAGCACCAAAGAAACATGTGCTTTACCGCACACTACTGCTTGAggaagtaaaatattaaatggTCATAATGAGGCCCTGTGCTAAAGCACAACAGACTTTTTGGTTCTTGGAGAACTTTGAATTTGATAAAATGGGTAAAATAACATTGCTTGAGGAATAATACTGTTTCATAGTGAGGCCCTGAATGCTTGAGGAAGTAACATTGCTTTTTGTGTCTCACCTATGCCACAAATGGGAAAAATAAATTAACCCCTTGTTTTCTCAGTAAGTTCAAAGACTAAGACACCCAATTTTCTGAAAAAACAAACCATATCAAAACTTTATCATAATAGAGGAATTCTGATTAAATCTAACCATGTTGGAATAATGTTGTATCCAACAGACTATAAATTTTCTATCACTGCACTGCACTGAAGTTAAATCATAATTCTATGCTTCAATTTGGACTGCTACTATGAAATGTAGCATACTCGAATGATGATGATATGTTCTGCTCATTCGGATGAGCTTTACCTTTACCATAGTCTTGCTATGTGTTGACCTAGTGGTTGCTTTGCattgttgatatgatttattttctaagtttagATGGTTTTCAATGTGTCACCTTGTAGTCATCACCTTAATCAATTAGTTCTCATGGtttacattatatatatttgattctAAAGTGCTTTTTAAAATTCACCTGAAATATTGTGTctaagatgaaaatattatttatcaattACTGTTGGGCTTTCTCCAGCTCTCTTTCAGAGTTTGCAGTTTTAGGATTTGAAATTGGTTATTCGATGGAAAATCCCAACTCTCTTGTGCTGTGGGAAGCACAGTTTGGTGATTTCGCCAATGGAGCTCAGGTGATATTTGACCAGTTTGTGAGCAGTGGGGAGTCCAAGTGGTTGCGTCAAACTGGATTGGTAGTCCTGCTACCCCATGGATATGATGGTCAAGGCCCTGAACATTCAAGTGCGCGTTTGGAGCGTTTCCTTCAGGTATTGTTATTCTCTCCATCATCCTGCAGCTTAtcccatttttaaaaaaaaattacactgGATTTTTATAAACCTGTttgtaacaaaaaaaaatgtttccTGTTGGGAGCCCTTCTTGTGTATCAGTGTATGTAGTTCCATCATGTGGGGAATATCTTGGTTGTATCGTCAAGTGTTTCTATTCTTCCCTTTTTGGTGGCTGTGTGGATTCTCTTTGTGCCTTGACCATGAGATAGAATAGGAGAGAAAATGTTTCTTGGAACCCTCTATTTTCCCTGGTACACGGGGCAAAGGGGAGCTATTCAAAAGATTGACTGAGGTTACTGAAATAGGTTCGTATGCTTTGCCTGGCTGTAGTTTCCTGCTCTGGATGGATTGATGTCCAATATCAGTGATCCACTGTATGCTGATGATTTTGAAGGTCCTTGAGTTTTTAGCTGAAAAATTTGCTTCATGAATCTATTCCATTTTAAGAAATTTGAGCATGCCCCAACTTTTACTACATTATAGAATATTATTTTGTGGGGACTTGGGTGATATTCTAAATATTCTAAGTTTCTAACTACTCGCACGCCTTCTTAAAAACTGGAAACTAACAATTACCTAAATCGTAACCGGCCCAATAATCATGTCGATCATTTTACTccgattattttaaattttaaacctGTGACGCAGGTCAAATTTTGGCTATTTCCCAAATTTCTTCCCATCTCATCCAAGCTTTTCTCAGTTGCTATGTTCCGTTTTCTTCTCTATGATCATATTTCAAAGACAGAGATTAAAACTTGAGAGGGTGATGATTTATCGAATTATTCGCTTCCATTGCACTTTGCAGTATCACGTGAGATAATAATTTTTaccgtttttttttaattcatgcatccagcactttagatttttttttttgcccttTCACAATTTTCATGTATTACTTTGAATGTAAAACTAGTTTCTttcagtttaattttttttaatgtactATTGTTTTACCTTgaagaaattatttttatttgtcaattTGGTGCTGTGTGTCATGGTCATTGTTTTATACACCAAACCGTGTGCGTCTTCTGTTAGTGTAAATAAATATTCTGGCAGCTATACCcccttcttattttttttaacttttttttttaaaaaaaattatggaaGGAGAGAGGGTActgactagatgatatgttaatTTGATCTTATGTTAAAGGGCTTCGGGGTAATGAAACTGCAAGTTTGATCATaaatatcaaattaaataagtGACTTTGTTTCATATTGTGGTTGCTAAATTTATGACATTTCCTATCTTCTAATGCATTTTTTGGCACTGTCAAAACTGTTTCAAACcaagtattttgattttttgaggAATTTTTGATGTAgaaataacatttttttttataaaaaatttcttCAATTGTTTATCTTTGGGCTTCTcatgtttatcagaattgaggCGAATTCAGCAATATCGTGTTGCATGACGGAAAGTGTTGTTTCTGCGATGTTACAAATTTGTTGTTTCCTATGCATACTAACTGATGAATTCTAAGATTGCTTATTTGCCATCTACCATCGACGAAGAAGTCTcatttcttgtttttttgttttttttttcaatttcatcGAGGAACAGTAAATTGACTctatttttttttggtattgCAGATGAGTGACGATAATCCTTTTGTCATTCCTGAGATGGATTCAACCCTTCGGAAACAGATTCAAGAATGCAATGTTCAAGTCGTGAATGTGACTACTCCTGCTaattatttccatgttttgCGGCGCCAAGTAAGTGAGTTTGGATAGATAAAGCTGTATTATTCATACGAGTCTGCTCCACTCCTTATGTTCTAACCTTtctcttttatatgttttaGTTACACAGGGAATTCCGTAAACCTCTGATTGTCATGTCACCAAAGAACTTGCTTCGCCATAAGGAGTGCAAATCCAATTTGTCTGAGTTTGATGATGTTCAAGGTCACCCTGGTTTTGACAAGCAAGGAACCAGATTTAAACGGCTTATAAAAGACCAGAACGATCACTCGGATCTTGAAGAGGGTATTAGACGTCTAGTTCTCTGCTCAGGAAAGGTGAGAAATTTTTTCGTCTTTCCTACATGCCTAGCTAACTCTTGCTGTCCTGCacttttcgattttttttgttttaaatttttccgGGGTTGGTGTATGGTGTGCATGTACCATGTTTTATGATAATTCAGATTTATCTTGCCATAGGATGATTAATTAAGATGTCCAGATAATGGTGTTCTGAATAAAAGATATAACACGCCtcaattaatttttaagttaTCGAATCGCCGTATTGCTaggaaatttatatttttttttctaattttattaattattaatttatggaATATAATTTTGTTGTTTGTTTGCAGGTCTACTATGAGCTCGATGAAGAGAGGAAAAAAGTTGGTGGAAAGGATATTGCAATTTGTAGGGTGGAGCAACTTTGTCCATTCCCTTATGATCTCATCCAGCGCGAATTTAAGAGATATCCAAGTATGTTTCTAAAAAATTGTCTAGCATATCAGTATGTTATTCAAACACTGAAGCATTAAGGATGGTCTTTACTCGATAAAGTGTAGATTATATCATTTACATAAAAACGACATTGAGGTGTCTGAGAAGTGTCGGTTTGTGATCTATTCTACTAACTTGTGCTTTAATTTTGCCTTGCTAATGTTTT
Proteins encoded:
- the LOC140879879 gene encoding uncharacterized protein, which gives rise to MAWFRAGSQVAKFAVRRTISQQSGSYLSRTRVSPVQNHYFHSTVFKSKAQSAPVPRPVPLSRLTDSFLDGTSSVYLEELQRAWEQDPNSVDESWDNFFRNFVGQASTSPGISGQTIQESMRLLLLVRAYQVYGHMKATLDPLGLEERSIPDDLDPALYGFSEADLDREFFIGVWRMHGFLSENRPVQTLRAILTRLEQAYCGKIGYEYMHITDREKCNWLRDKIETPIPMEYSRQRREVILDRLIWSTQFENFLAAKWTAAKRFGLEGCETLIPGMKEMFDRAADLGVESIVIGMSHRGRLNVLGNVVRKPLRQIFSEFSGGTKPVDEVGLYTGTGDVKYHLGTSYDRPTRGGKRIHLSLVANPSHLEAVDPVVVGKTRAKQYYSNDIDRTKNMGVLIHGDGSFAGQGVVYETLHLSALPNYTTGGTIHIVVNNQVAFTTDPKAGRSSQYCTDVAKALSAPIFHVNGDDVEAVVHACELAAEWRQMFHTDVVVDIVCYRRFGHNEIDEPSFTQPKMYKVIRNHPSALDIYQKKLLESDHVTKEDIDKISSKVLTILNEEFLASKDYVPQRRDWLSAYWTGFKSPEQLSRIRNTGVKPEILKNVGKAISTLPENFKPHRAVKRIFEDRAKMIETGEGIDWAVGEALAFATLLVEGNHVRLSGQDVERGTFSHRHSVLHDQETGEQYCPLDHVMINQNEEMFTVSNSSLSEFAVLGFEIGYSMENPNSLVLWEAQFGDFANGAQVIFDQFVSSGESKWLRQTGLVVLLPHGYDGQGPEHSSARLERFLQMSDDNPFVIPEMDSTLRKQIQECNVQVVNVTTPANYFHVLRRQLHREFRKPLIVMSPKNLLRHKECKSNLSEFDDVQGHPGFDKQGTRFKRLIKDQNDHSDLEEGIRRLVLCSGKVYYELDEERKKVGGKDIAICRVEQLCPFPYDLIQREFKRYPNAEIVWCQEEPMNMGAFSYVAPRLGTVMKASSKGTVDDIKYVGRAPSAATATGFYQVHVKEQTELVHKAMQPDPINS